One segment of Cyprinus carpio isolate SPL01 chromosome B20, ASM1834038v1, whole genome shotgun sequence DNA contains the following:
- the LOC109071401 gene encoding ankyrin repeat and SOCS box protein 2-like yields the protein MAAAMASSLTTKDNLEDFSAYAHLSEDQLLQLAIERSLANTNVTPWQNRQVHAHTQPATQQPPCNPNSANPPSENICAKIDRNVHNHFFSKDQEKVIAWTRHNGHLQVTVETVNDLDPFLSAIWRGDANALQEIIHLKSKNLDEPNKDGWLPLHESAYYGHVECLKILLKAKPDAINKQTNRSQTPLMLAVGRKHVSCVKHLLEEKADPNLANNQWETPLYKACEKANEEIVELLLKFGATPRKACVQGGTPLHEAVRNKKLKICKMLINAGAKLWARNVYGIDALFTAAQCNAVDELNYLIYKGGNVNTQANDDATALFEASKNGHAEVVEILLSKRADVNKANKTGLLPIHVAAKNGHDSIVAMLIPRTNTVKVRHTGISPLHLAAERNRDDVLETLIEAGYDVNAKLSDDWSNMYEDHRTTALYSAVINGNTEAAAMLLEAGADPNLDIFNPLLVAVRIASMEMVTLLVKHGANVNALLPTHPTSFPAVLVFCMKYKVMMKYLLDNGCDALSCFNCQYGSNPHPPIKPRRNGQETMYFLNDEQSGYCVEFCEIISTPSGSSWVGPIIDTLLDYVGHVKLCSRITELLDSNKDWAHIKERSVLPCTLMHLCRLKIRQRLGIHRLWQISALPLPGRLLKFLSYERESFEDEQHAILNCLPNMLL from the exons ATGGCGGCAGCAATGGCTTCTTCATTGACAACAAAAGACAACCTGGAGGACTTCAGTGCTTATGCACACTTGTCTGAAGATCAGCTGTTGCAGTTAGCTATTGAACGAAGTCTAGCTAATACAAATGTAACTCCATGGCAGAATCGACAAGTGCATGCCCACACACAGCCAGCTACACAACAACCGCCATGCAACCCTAACTCGGCAAACCCTCCCAG TGAGAATATCTGTGCGAAAATTGACAGAAATGTTCACAATCATTTCTTCAGTAAAGACCAAGAAAAGGTGATTGCCTGGACAAGGCACAATGGACACCTGCAGGTCACAGTAGAGACTGTGAA TGATTTAGACCCTTTTCTCTCGGCCATTTGGAGAGGGGATGCAAACGCTCTACAAGagatcattcatttaaaatctaaaaatcttgatGAACCCAATAAAGACGGCTGGTTACCGCTTCATGAGTCTGCATACTATGGCCATGTGGAGTGCCTTAAGATTTTGCTCAAAg CCAAACCAGATgcaatcaacaaacaaacaaacagaagtcAAACACCGCTCATGCTGGCTGTGGGTCGCAAACATGTTTCTTGTGTCAAGCACCTCTTAGAGGAAAAAGCTGATCCTAACCTTGCAAACAACCAGTGGGAGACGCCACTGTACAAAG CATGTGAGAAAGCTAATGAAGAGATAGTGGAGCTTCTTTTGAAATTTGGAGCTACACCAAGAAAAGCCTGTGTTCAAGGTGGGACTCCACTACATGAAGCAGTGAGGAACAAAAAGTTAAAGATCTGTAAGATGTTGATAAATGCAGGGGCAAAGCTGTGGGCCAGAAATGTGTATGGCATTGACGCTCTGTTTACAGCTGCTCAGTGTAATGCTGTTGATGAGCTTAACTACCTAATATATaaag GCGGTAATGTAAATACCCAGGCAAATGATGATGCAACCGCATTGTTTGAGGCCTCTAAGAATGGTCATGCTGAAGTTGTTGAGATACTCTTGTCAAAACGAGCTGATGTTAACAAAGCCAACAAAACTGGATTACTTCCTATTCATGTTGCGGCAAAGAATGGTCATGACAG CATTGTTGCCATGCTAATCCCCAGAACTAACACGGTCAAAGTGAGACACACCGGCATCAGTCCTCTTCATTTGGCTGCAGAACGTAACAGAGatgatgttttagaaacattaattGAGGCGGGATATGACGTCAATGCAAAGCTGTCAGATGATTGGTCAAATATGTATGAAGATCATCGCACTACAGCTCTGTACTCAGCTGTGATAAACGGAAACACTGAGGCAGCTGCTATGCTGTTAGAAGCAGGTGCTGATCCAAACCTGGATATCTTCAACCCCCTGCTGGTGGCTGTAAGGATAGCAAGTATGGAAATGGTAACCTTACTGGTGAAGCATGGTGCTAATGTCAATGCCCTGCTGCCAACTCATCCAACCAGCTTCCCAGCAGTATTGGTTTTCTGTATGAAGTACAAAGTGATGATGAAGTACCTGCTGGACAATGGCTGCGATGCACTATCATGTTTTAACTGTCAATATGGCAGTAATCCTCATCCCCCCATTAAACCAAGACGAAATGGACAagaaacaatgtattttttaaatgatgaacaATCAGGATACTGTGTAGAG TTTTGTGAGATCATCTCTACTCCTTCAGGCAGCAGCTGGGTGGGACCCATCATAGACACATTACTTGACTATGTGGGTCATGTTAAACTCTGCTCTCGAATAACTGAACTTCTAGACAGCAACAAAGATTGGGCACATATTAAAGAAAGATCAG TTCTTCCTTGCACACTGATGCATCTGTGCAGACTCAAGATTCGTCAACGACTGGGCATCCACAGACTGTGGCAAATCAGTGCTCTTCCTCTACCAGGAAGACTGCTCAAGTTTTTGAGTTATGAACGGGAATCATTTGAAGATGAACAGCATGCAATTCTTAATTGTTTACCGAACAtgctgctttaa